The Tachyglossus aculeatus isolate mTacAcu1 chromosome 22, mTacAcu1.pri, whole genome shotgun sequence genome window below encodes:
- the LOC119943435 gene encoding LOW QUALITY PROTEIN: NANOG neighbor homeobox-like (The sequence of the model RefSeq protein was modified relative to this genomic sequence to represent the inferred CDS: deleted 2 bases in 1 codon; substituted 1 base at 1 genomic stop codon), translated as MAPPGQARASVPSSGLISIVISIVRLXNEDKGDGVEKTEEEGKESNAAETNWVVVHKTSRNRCVSKSIMETLWATFKVKHHVRTPEAIRLAGDLAISVSQVTAWFRCTRRKHRKMAKGQVTVTEVCAVGSLWQKVCPLH; from the exons ATGGCACCTCCAGGTCAGGCACGTGCATCCGTGCCTTCCTCTGGACTCATCAGCATTGTTATA AGCATTGTTCGTTTATAAAACGAAGATAAAGGTGATGGAGTGGAAAAAactgaggaggaaggaaaggaaagcaacGCGGCCGAGACAAACTGGGTGGTGGTCCACAAAACCTCCCGGAATCGATGTGTGAGCAAGTCCATCATGGAAACCTTGTGGGCGACATTTAAAGTGAAACATCATGTTAGGACCCCTGAAGCAATAAGACTGGCCGGAGATTTGGCTATCTCTGTTTCACAG GTTACAGCCTGGTTCCGGTGCACCAGAAGGAAACACCGGAAAATGGCCAAGGGCCAGGTGACAGTGACAGAAGTCTGCGCAGTTGGGTCATTATGGCAGAAAGTCTGTCCCTTGCACTAG
- the LOC119943325 gene encoding vomeronasal type-1 receptor 42-like, giving the protein MSVDVAQEVCFLFQNGVGIIGNSLLNMLYLSSFLLGSKPKSTDLVIIHLALVHTVMLLTRRITRTAGILGLQLVQTNAECKLFAYVYRITRGLSICTTSLLSMVQAITISPTTSYFFKFKVQIPDFILPVLAILWIPNMLLCTNLLYHVVASQNATTTEGNCYSVPLNTLLQGLTLTFVALRDILSLGLMSCSSGYMVLLLHQHRHQVKHLHGTCQAPETSPVRRATETIVLLVSCFVAFYCGDFVLSLLLGTSMKNNTTVLSANMFVVSGYATISPFVLLTCNTRVIKFLGDFLGKKT; this is encoded by the coding sequence ATGAGTGTTGATGTGGCTCAGGAAGTCTGTTTCCTCTTCCAGAATGGAGTAGGTATCATCGGGAACTCCCTTCTCAATATGCTTTACCTCTCCTCATTCCTCCTGGGTTCCAAACCAAAGTCCACAGACCTGGTCATCATTCACCTAGCTCTGGTACACACCGTGATGCTTCTTACAAGACGGATCACCAGAACAGCAGGAATATTGGGGCTGCAGCTTGTACAGACTAATGCTGAGTGTAAGCTGTTTGCCTATGTCTACCGCATCACCCGGGGCCTCTCCATATGTACCACTTCCCTACTGAGCATggtccaggccatcaccatcagtcctACCACCTCCTATTTCTTCAAGTTCAAAGTTCAGATCCCAGACTTCATCCTCCCAGTCTTAGCCATTTTGTGGATTCCAAACATGCTGCTTTGCACCAACCTTTTGTACCATGTGGTTGCTTCACAAAATGCAACCACCACTGAGGGCAATTGTTACTCTGTGCCCTTAAACACATTGCTCCAGGGGCTGACTCTCACCTTCGTGGCTCTCCGTGACATCCTCTCTCTGGGGCTAATGAGCTGCTCTAGTGGCTACATGGTCCTTCTCCTGCATCAACACAGGCACCAGGTCAAGCATCTCCATGGTACCTGCCAAGCCCCTGAAACATCACCAGTGAGACGAGCCACCGAGACCATTGTGCTGCTTGTGAGCTGCTTTGTAGCCTTCTACTGTGGAGACTTTGTCCTTTCCCTGTTACTAGGTACATCCATGAAGAATAATACGACTGTCTTGAGTGCTAACATGTTTGTGGTCAGTGGATATGCCACTATCAGCCCCTTTGTCTTGCTCACTTGTAACACAAGAGTCATCAAGTTCCTAGGTGATTTTCTGGGGAAAAAGACCTGA